One Mesorhizobium loti genomic window carries:
- a CDS encoding aminotransferase, translated as MEEFHKVRRLPPYVFEQVNRLKASARSRGADIIDLGMGNPDLPTPKAIVDKLCEVVRDPRTHRYSSSRGIPGLRRAQAAYYQRRFGVKLNPDTQVVATLGSKEGFANMAQAITAPGDVILCPNPTYPIHAFGFIMSGGVIRSLQVEPDDGFIPAVERGIRHSIPKPLALILNYPSNPTALVASLDFYKDVVAFAKKNDIIILSDLAYSEIYFDGNPPPSVLQVPGAIDVCVEFTSMSKTFSMPGWRMGFAVGNERLISALTRVKSYLDYGAFTPIQVAAAHALNGDGADIAEVRDIYHKRRDVMVDSFGRAGWTIPAPAASMFAWAPIPEPFKHLGSLEFSKLLIEHADVAVAPGVGFGEHGDDFVRVALVENEHRIRQAARNIKRFLSSSAKQPNNVVPLSAHR; from the coding sequence ATGGAAGAGTTTCACAAGGTCCGCCGGCTTCCGCCTTACGTGTTCGAGCAGGTCAACCGGCTCAAGGCCAGCGCCCGTTCGCGCGGCGCCGACATCATCGACCTCGGCATGGGCAATCCCGACCTGCCGACGCCCAAGGCCATCGTCGACAAATTGTGCGAAGTGGTGCGCGATCCGCGCACGCATCGCTATTCCTCCTCGCGCGGCATTCCGGGTCTGCGCCGCGCCCAGGCCGCCTATTACCAGCGCCGCTTCGGCGTGAAGCTCAATCCCGACACGCAAGTGGTCGCCACGCTCGGCTCGAAGGAAGGCTTTGCCAATATGGCGCAGGCGATCACCGCGCCCGGCGACGTCATCCTGTGCCCGAACCCGACCTATCCGATCCATGCTTTCGGCTTCATCATGTCGGGCGGCGTCATCCGTTCGCTGCAGGTCGAGCCCGATGACGGCTTCATTCCGGCGGTCGAGCGGGGCATTCGCCATTCGATCCCGAAGCCGCTGGCGCTGATCCTCAACTATCCGTCGAACCCGACGGCGCTGGTCGCTTCGCTCGATTTCTACAAGGACGTGGTGGCGTTCGCGAAGAAGAACGACATCATCATCCTGTCCGACCTTGCCTATTCGGAGATCTATTTCGACGGCAATCCGCCGCCTTCGGTGCTGCAGGTGCCGGGCGCCATCGATGTCTGCGTCGAGTTCACCTCGATGTCGAAGACCTTCTCCATGCCCGGCTGGCGCATGGGCTTCGCCGTCGGCAACGAGCGGCTGATCTCGGCGCTCACCCGGGTGAAATCCTACCTCGACTACGGCGCCTTCACGCCGATCCAGGTGGCGGCGGCGCATGCGCTGAATGGCGACGGCGCCGATATCGCCGAGGTGCGTGACATCTATCACAAGCGCCGCGACGTGATGGTCGATTCCTTCGGACGCGCTGGATGGACCATCCCGGCACCCGCCGCCTCGATGTTCGCCTGGGCGCCGATCCCTGAACCGTTCAAGCATCTCGGCTCGCTCGAATTCTCCAAGCTGCTCATCGAGCACGCCGACGTGGCGGTGGCGCCCGGTGTCGGCTTCGGCGAACATGGCGACGATTTCGTGCGCGTGGCGCTGGTGGAGAACGAGCACCGGATCCGCCAGGCGGCGCGCAACATCAAGCGCTTCCTGTCGAGCAGCGCCAAGCAGCCCAACAATGTGGTGCCGCTGTCCGCCCACCGGTAA
- a CDS encoding fructose 1,6-bisphosphatase II, whose amino-acid sequence MNVAQNIVAGLDRILTMELVRVTERAAVAAARLRGRGDEKAADQVAVDAMRQELNRLAIKGTVVIGEGERDEAPMLYIGEEVGTGKGPAVDIALDPLEGTTICAKNLPNALAVIAIAEKGSLLFAPDVYMDKIAIGPGYAEGVIDIDASPAENIASLARAKGVAVSDITTCILDRPRHAKLIDAVRATGAAIRLIGDGDVAGVIHTTDPEETGIDIYLGTGGAPEGVLAAAALRCTGGQMQGRLILDTPEKVARAAKMGISDPKRIYHAEDMARGDVLFAATGVTDGNMLAGVKFGRTYITTHTIVLRSSSRTVREIKARHQDLDKF is encoded by the coding sequence ATGAATGTGGCCCAGAACATCGTCGCCGGCCTTGACCGGATACTCACCATGGAACTGGTGCGCGTCACCGAACGGGCCGCGGTGGCGGCCGCCAGGCTGCGCGGCCGCGGCGATGAGAAGGCTGCCGACCAGGTCGCGGTCGACGCCATGCGCCAGGAGCTAAACCGCCTTGCCATCAAGGGCACGGTGGTGATCGGCGAGGGCGAGCGCGACGAGGCACCGATGCTCTATATCGGCGAGGAGGTCGGCACCGGCAAAGGTCCGGCGGTCGACATCGCGCTCGATCCGCTCGAAGGCACGACGATCTGCGCCAAGAACCTGCCCAACGCGCTTGCCGTCATCGCCATTGCCGAAAAGGGCAGCCTGCTGTTCGCGCCCGACGTCTATATGGACAAGATCGCCATTGGTCCGGGCTATGCCGAGGGCGTCATCGACATCGACGCCTCGCCGGCCGAAAACATTGCGAGCCTGGCGCGGGCCAAGGGTGTCGCGGTGTCCGACATCACCACCTGCATCCTCGACCGGCCGCGCCACGCCAAGCTCATCGATGCCGTGCGCGCCACGGGAGCGGCGATCCGGCTGATCGGTGATGGCGACGTCGCCGGCGTCATCCACACAACGGACCCGGAGGAAACCGGCATCGATATCTATCTCGGCACCGGCGGCGCGCCGGAAGGCGTGCTGGCCGCGGCCGCATTGCGCTGCACCGGCGGCCAGATGCAGGGCCGGCTGATCCTTGATACGCCGGAAAAGGTCGCACGCGCGGCGAAGATGGGGATCTCCGACCCGAAGCGGATCTACCATGCGGAAGACATGGCGCGCGGCGACGTGCTGTTTGCCGCCACCGGCGTCACCGACGGCAACATGCTGGCCGGTGTCAAATTCGGCCGTACCTACATCACCACGCACACGATCGTGCTGCGCTCCTCGTCGCGGACCGTGCGCGAGATCAAGGCCCGGCACCAGGATTTGGATAAGTTCTAG
- a CDS encoding homoserine dehydrogenase yields the protein MAEALRVGIAGLGTVGASVARVLRDKAAELTRQCGRDIVVSAVSARDPKRDRGVDVSSAKWFDDPVKMAQSAEIDVFIELIGGDEGPARLSVKAALEAGRHVVTANKALLAKHGVALAEIAEKKGVLLNYEAAVAGGIPVIKTMREAMAGNSVTRVFGILNGTCNYILTRMEAEGISFDACLKDAQRLGYAEADPTFDIEGHDTAHKLSILTSLAFGTKIAANDIYMEGISNITQADIRAAGDLGYRIKLLGVAQRTESGIEQRVHPTMVPTASVIAQVHGVTNAVAIETDILGELLLSGPGAGGNATASAVIGDVADIAKSRPGFQHGPVFGRPAKELRPYKKAQMRSHAGGYFIRLTVHDRIGVFAAIAKRMADNDISLESIVQHAVNGEAEAQKTVILVTHETTEAAVRKAVDGITKDGHLTDKPQVIRIERAG from the coding sequence ATGGCTGAAGCTCTGCGTGTTGGAATTGCCGGACTTGGCACGGTCGGTGCATCGGTGGCGCGCGTGCTGCGCGACAAGGCGGCGGAGCTGACCCGGCAATGCGGGCGCGACATTGTCGTGTCAGCGGTTTCGGCGCGCGACCCGAAGCGCGACCGTGGCGTCGATGTCAGTTCGGCGAAATGGTTCGACGATCCGGTCAAGATGGCGCAGAGCGCCGAGATCGACGTGTTCATCGAACTGATCGGCGGCGACGAGGGGCCGGCACGCCTGTCGGTGAAAGCGGCGCTCGAAGCAGGCCGCCATGTCGTCACCGCCAACAAGGCGCTGCTCGCCAAGCATGGCGTGGCGCTGGCCGAGATCGCCGAGAAGAAGGGCGTGCTGCTCAACTACGAGGCGGCGGTGGCGGGCGGCATTCCCGTCATCAAGACGATGCGCGAGGCGATGGCCGGCAATTCTGTCACCCGCGTCTTCGGCATCCTCAACGGCACCTGCAACTACATCCTGACCCGCATGGAGGCCGAGGGCATCTCGTTCGACGCCTGCCTGAAGGATGCGCAGCGGCTGGGCTACGCCGAGGCCGATCCGACCTTCGACATCGAAGGCCACGACACAGCGCACAAGCTGTCGATCCTGACCAGCCTTGCCTTCGGTACCAAGATCGCCGCCAACGACATCTACATGGAAGGCATTTCCAACATCACCCAGGCCGACATCCGCGCGGCGGGCGATCTCGGCTATCGGATCAAGCTGCTCGGCGTCGCCCAGCGCACCGAAAGCGGCATCGAGCAGCGCGTGCATCCGACCATGGTGCCGACGGCCTCCGTCATCGCGCAGGTGCATGGCGTCACCAATGCGGTGGCGATCGAGACCGACATCCTCGGCGAACTGCTGCTCTCCGGCCCCGGCGCCGGCGGCAACGCCACCGCCTCGGCCGTCATCGGCGACGTCGCCGACATCGCCAAGAGCCGGCCCGGCTTCCAGCATGGTCCGGTCTTCGGCCGGCCGGCTAAGGAGCTCAGGCCCTACAAGAAGGCGCAGATGCGCAGCCATGCCGGCGGCTACTTTATCCGGCTGACCGTGCATGATCGCATCGGCGTCTTCGCCGCGATCGCCAAGCGCATGGCCGACAATGATATTTCGCTGGAATCGATCGTCCAGCACGCGGTCAATGGCGAGGCCGAGGCGCAGAAGACGGTGATCCTGGTCACGCACGAGACCACTGAGGCCGCCGTGCGCAAGGCCGTGGACGGCATCACCAAGGACGGTCACCTGACCGACAAGCCGCAGGTCATCCGCATCGAGCGGGCAGGGTAG